The Montipora foliosa isolate CH-2021 chromosome 14, ASM3666993v2, whole genome shotgun sequence genome window below encodes:
- the LOC137985333 gene encoding uncharacterized protein, protein MVVFKASLWVHLLHRAVNSIRGRTQINYGPPWNTFSILRTSSVFDCQQIRFKARSKLKNCISIAHASLFSDERESHLRDERTVFVRDVPEKVPDIKEKLRDHFSSFGDVERVRRVRQNMLLVSFSSVESASKVLKEKHFFEGQWITTLPIVKKGCWKGKSCKVKVESVPQTMTEKELVNYFCKFGTVTNIDFIILDPDTLERKNFCFVEFSKMSEAKRAASVELHKVGQSFLRVHVSSSKLSAVKNTKEIIVRSLPHNVTVDELREYFEQFGALEQVNLICQVIARPHTTYAFVKFQSPCAVEKATDTLIHKICGKKTVVQKSALSHPIQNGDRKIFVEGFQPHTDPKRVRAYFEVFGKLEHITDTGIRPTGKTHVIFKSKASLQHVFRQKEHVLDGCILRIRPVSWRRLDPLTSLINMNDESK, encoded by the coding sequence ATGGTGGTGTTCAAGGCTAGTTTGTGGGTCCATTTACTACATAGAGCCGTAAATAGCATCAGAGGTCGTACCCAGATCAATTATGGTCCACCTTGGAATACGTTTTCAATTTTAAGGACGTCGTCTGTGTTTGATTGTCAACAGATACGTTTCAAGGCAAGGAGTAAATTGAAGAACTGTATTAGCATTGCCCACGCAAGTCTCTTTTCTGACGAAAGGGAAAGTCATTTACGAGACGAAAGAACTGTTTTCGTCCGGGATGTTCCAGAGAAAGTTCCtgatataaaagaaaaacttcggGATCATTTTTCTTCGTTTGGTGATGTAGAACGTGTCAGGCGTGTCAGACAAAATATGCTGTTAGTATCTTTCAGTAGTGTTGAGAGTGCTTCaaaagttttgaaagaaaagcacttCTTCGAAGGCCAGTGGATTACAACCTTGCCAATTGTCAAGAAGGGTTGTTGGAAAGGAAAGTCTTGTAAGGTCAAAGTAGAGAGCGTACCACAGACCATGACGGAAAAAGAATTAGTAAACTATTTTTGTAAATTTGGGACTGTCACCAATATCGACTTCATCATATTAGATCCCGATACTTTGGAAAGGAAGAACTTTTGCTTTGTAGAATTTTCTAAAATGTCTGAAGCTAAGAGGGCTGCATCGGTTGAGCTACACAAAGTTGGTCAGAGTTTCTTGAGAGTACACGTATCATCATCTAAATTAAGTGCAGTAAAAAACACAAAAGAGATCATTGTTCGCTCACTACCTCATAATGTAACAGTTGATGAGCTGAGGGAGTACTTTGAACAATTTGGTGCCTTAGAACAAGTAAACTTGATTTGTCAAGTAATTGCTCGACCCCACACAACATATGCCTTTGTGAAATTCCAATCCCCATGTGCTGTGGAGAAAGCAACAGATACATTAATCCATAAAATCTGTGGAAAGAAGACAGTAGTCCAAAAGTCTGCATTGTCACATCccattcaaaatggcgaccgCAAGATTTTTGTTGAAGGCTTCCAACCACACACAGATCCTAAAAGAGTGAGAGCATATTTTGAAGTATTTGGGAAGCTTGAACACATAACAGATACAGGCATCCGCCCAACCGGAAAAACACATGTAATTTTTAAATCAAAAGCAAGCTTGCAACATGTTTTTAGACAAAAAGAACACGTCTTGGATGGCTGCATTTTAAGGATTAGGCCAGTTTCATGGAGAAGGCTTGATCCCCTGACTTCATTGATCAACATGAATGACGAAAGCAAATGA